The Paraburkholderia sp. SOS3 genome includes a region encoding these proteins:
- a CDS encoding sensor histidine kinase: MSYPAANSLRRSLLRRLAAPLSLLALMSGLIAYWLAWQYTQHVVDRSLADLATAISKQIQIAGPNARIAVPPLAQAMFSDPVEHLVYRISTGETEIAGDPNLPLQGTSVRRMHYAYVFETKHEGVTVRVAQVRVDQPVGNPIVIEVGQPVRHRFRIAAEFLIAIMMPLLLLLLAGWVIVWRVVNQQLNPLTDLADSLNRQTHTSLEPVDETFVPVEIRPLTGALNGLLDRLKTALDSQRKFIADAAHQLRTPLTAVKLHAEQAAVARDPQQTLAAVRELRAAADRAVRLSNQLLSLARAEPGEQAARFVNIDMAALAFDTGAEWVPRALAAHVDLGFQRLDDPSNDRPLIARGNPVLLREVIANLLDNALKYVPLARLHGGRITMTVEETVIDSVGMAELTVEDNGPGVPATQQPDLFKRFFRGDRHRESQSGVDGGAGLGLAIVHDIMVLHHGSVHYEDAPEGGARFIVRIPIVIGAARRADGKECHDERDGEKGNEHAERVEHDAALPQGAKKSAHNAPIDL; encoded by the coding sequence ATGTCCTATCCGGCCGCGAACAGTCTGCGCCGCTCGCTGCTGCGCCGCCTGGCCGCTCCTTTGTCGCTGCTCGCGCTGATGAGCGGCCTGATCGCGTACTGGCTCGCGTGGCAATACACGCAGCATGTCGTCGACCGGTCGCTGGCCGATCTCGCCACCGCGATCTCGAAGCAGATCCAGATTGCCGGGCCCAATGCGCGCATCGCCGTGCCGCCGCTCGCGCAAGCGATGTTCTCGGACCCTGTCGAACATCTCGTCTACCGCATCAGCACCGGTGAAACGGAAATTGCCGGCGATCCGAACCTGCCGCTGCAAGGCACGAGCGTGCGGCGGATGCACTATGCATACGTCTTCGAAACGAAGCACGAGGGCGTGACGGTGCGCGTCGCGCAGGTGCGCGTCGATCAGCCGGTCGGCAATCCGATCGTCATCGAAGTCGGCCAGCCCGTGCGTCATCGTTTCCGCATCGCGGCCGAGTTTCTGATCGCGATCATGATGCCGTTGCTGCTTCTGCTGCTTGCCGGCTGGGTGATCGTCTGGCGTGTCGTGAACCAGCAGTTGAATCCGCTCACCGATCTCGCCGATTCGCTGAACCGGCAGACGCACACGTCGCTCGAACCGGTCGACGAAACTTTTGTGCCGGTCGAGATCCGGCCGCTGACCGGGGCGTTGAACGGTCTGCTCGACCGCCTGAAAACCGCGCTCGATTCGCAGCGCAAGTTCATCGCCGATGCGGCGCACCAGCTGCGCACGCCGCTGACCGCCGTGAAGCTGCATGCGGAACAGGCCGCCGTCGCGCGCGATCCGCAACAGACGCTCGCCGCGGTGCGCGAGCTGCGCGCCGCCGCCGATCGCGCGGTGCGGCTGTCGAACCAGTTGCTGTCGCTTGCGCGCGCCGAGCCGGGCGAGCAGGCCGCGCGCTTCGTCAATATCGACATGGCGGCGCTTGCCTTCGACACCGGCGCCGAATGGGTGCCGCGCGCGCTAGCCGCGCACGTCGATCTCGGCTTCCAGCGTCTCGACGATCCGTCGAACGACCGCCCCTTGATTGCGCGCGGCAACCCCGTGCTGCTGCGCGAAGTCATTGCCAACCTGCTCGACAATGCGCTCAAGTACGTACCGCTCGCGCGCCTGCACGGTGGCCGCATCACGATGACGGTCGAGGAAACGGTGATCGACAGCGTCGGCATGGCGGAACTCACCGTCGAGGACAATGGGCCCGGTGTGCCCGCTACGCAGCAGCCTGACCTTTTCAAGCGGTTCTTCCGCGGCGACCGGCATCGCGAATCGCAAAGCGGCGTCGACGGCGGCGCCGGGCTTGGCCTCGCCATCGTCCACGACATCATGGTGCTGCATCACGGCAGCGTGCATTACGAAGATGCGCCCGAAGGCGGCGCGCGCTTCATTGTGCGCATCCCGATCGTGATCGGCGCGGCACGCCGCGCAGACGGCAAAGAGTGCCACGACGAGCGGGACGGCGAGAAAGGCAACGAGCACGCCGAGCGTGTCGAGCATGACGCGGCGCTGCCTCAGGGCGCAAAAAAATCGGCGCATAACGCGCCGATCGATCTGTGA
- a CDS encoding SET domain-containing protein, which produces MSSRRIAVRQSGVHGKGVFALEPIAAGERLIEYKGERISWKEALRRHPHDPDEPNHTFYFALDNGGVIDGKVNGNSARWINHSCAPNCEAEEIDGHVFIDALRDIEAGEELFYDYGLVIDARQTKKLKREYECRCGARKCRGTMLAPPEKDGKEKKSKKKKK; this is translated from the coding sequence ATGAGTTCACGCAGGATCGCCGTGCGCCAATCGGGCGTCCATGGCAAAGGCGTGTTTGCGCTCGAACCGATCGCAGCGGGCGAACGCCTGATCGAGTACAAGGGGGAGCGGATCTCGTGGAAAGAGGCATTGCGGCGTCATCCGCATGACCCGGACGAACCGAATCACACGTTTTACTTCGCGCTCGACAACGGCGGCGTGATCGACGGCAAAGTGAACGGCAACAGCGCGCGCTGGATCAACCACTCCTGTGCGCCGAATTGCGAAGCCGAAGAGATCGACGGACATGTGTTTATCGATGCGCTGCGCGATATCGAGGCCGGCGAAGAGCTGTTCTACGATTACGGCCTTGTGATCGACGCGCGTCAGACGAAGAAACTGAAGCGCGAATACGAATGCCGCTGCGGAGCCCGCAAATGTCGCGGCACGATGCTCGCACCGCCGGAAAAAGACGGGAAAGAGAAGAAGAGCAAAAAGAAAAAGAAATGA
- a CDS encoding NADH:flavin oxidoreductase/NADH oxidase, whose translation MSALFSPLTLRSVTLPNRIVVSPMCQYSAERGEATAWHMIHLGHLALSGAGMLIIEATAVEPDGRITPGDLGLWDDMTEAALVPVLAAIRKYSDIPVAMQLAHAGRKASSHTPWEGGQLIPVSDGGWLPHAPSALPHKAGEEPPLALDYPGLNRIRDAFGAAARRAARLGVDALEIHCAHGYLLHEFLSPIANRRGDEYGGSLENRMRFPLEIFDIVRAAFPADRPVGVRVSAVDWVDGGLTIDDTIAFARELKKRGCDWIDASSGGVSPLQKIPVEPGYQAPFAKAIKEATGLPTIAVGLISDPEHANRLVEEGDADLVAMARAMLYDPRWPWHAAAQLGASVQAPPQYWRSQPRDQKALFGDISFGQR comes from the coding sequence ATGAGCGCCCTGTTTTCTCCGCTCACGCTGCGTAGCGTGACGCTGCCGAATCGCATCGTCGTCTCGCCGATGTGCCAGTACTCCGCCGAACGCGGCGAAGCGACCGCGTGGCACATGATCCATCTCGGGCATCTTGCGCTGTCGGGCGCGGGCATGCTGATCATCGAAGCGACTGCTGTCGAGCCGGACGGGCGCATCACGCCGGGCGATCTCGGCCTGTGGGACGACATGACCGAGGCCGCGCTCGTGCCGGTGCTCGCCGCGATTCGCAAGTATTCCGACATTCCGGTTGCGATGCAGCTCGCGCACGCGGGCCGCAAGGCGTCTAGCCATACGCCGTGGGAGGGCGGTCAGCTGATTCCGGTATCCGACGGCGGCTGGTTGCCGCACGCGCCTTCGGCATTGCCGCACAAGGCCGGCGAGGAGCCGCCGCTCGCACTCGACTATCCGGGCCTCAACCGCATTCGCGATGCATTCGGCGCAGCGGCGCGCCGCGCGGCGCGGCTTGGCGTCGATGCGCTCGAGATTCACTGCGCGCACGGCTATCTGCTGCACGAATTCCTTTCGCCGATTGCGAATCGGCGCGGCGACGAATATGGCGGGTCGCTCGAAAACCGCATGCGTTTTCCGCTCGAGATTTTCGATATCGTGCGGGCCGCCTTTCCGGCCGACAGACCGGTCGGCGTGCGCGTCTCGGCCGTGGACTGGGTCGACGGCGGACTGACGATCGACGACACGATCGCCTTCGCGCGGGAACTGAAAAAGCGCGGCTGCGACTGGATCGACGCGTCGAGCGGCGGGGTGTCGCCGCTGCAGAAAATTCCGGTCGAACCCGGTTACCAGGCGCCATTCGCGAAGGCGATCAAGGAAGCGACCGGCTTGCCGACGATCGCGGTCGGTTTGATCAGCGATCCCGAACACGCAAACCGGCTCGTCGAGGAAGGCGACGCCGATCTCGTCGCCATGGCGCGCGCCATGCTGTACGATCCGCGCTGGCCATGGCACGCCGCTGCACAACTGGGCGCGTCGGTGCAGGCGCCCCCGCAATACTGGCGTTCGCAGCCGCGCGACCAGAAGGCGCTGTTCGGCGATATTTCGTTCGGGCAGCGGTGA
- a CDS encoding MOSC domain-containing protein, whose translation MNDILCRVDALLMGKVAPLGDSGKRSAIDKHPVAARVRLDETGLDGDEQADAKHHGGVEKALHHYPFDHYATWRSEWLQRSNGVDCDVCATAAPGVARLASRGAFGENISTLGMTEANVCVGDVYRIGDAIVQLSQPRQPCWKLNLRFARDDMSRRVQQTLRTGWYYRVLEAGKIGAGDRIERLARVHPQWTVERLLHVLYVDRDNRTALEQMANLDALTPSWRATAAKRLANGAVESWSRRLDTPAD comes from the coding sequence ATGAATGACATTCTGTGCCGCGTCGACGCGCTATTGATGGGCAAGGTCGCACCGCTTGGCGATTCCGGAAAGCGCAGCGCGATCGACAAGCATCCGGTCGCCGCACGCGTTCGCCTCGACGAAACGGGCCTCGACGGCGACGAGCAGGCCGACGCGAAGCATCATGGCGGCGTGGAAAAAGCGCTGCATCACTATCCGTTCGATCATTACGCGACATGGCGCAGCGAATGGCTTCAGCGCAGCAACGGCGTTGATTGCGACGTTTGCGCAACGGCCGCGCCGGGCGTTGCGCGTTTGGCATCGCGCGGCGCATTCGGCGAGAACATCAGTACGCTCGGCATGACCGAAGCAAATGTATGCGTCGGCGACGTTTACCGCATCGGCGACGCGATCGTACAGCTCTCTCAGCCGCGCCAGCCGTGCTGGAAACTGAACCTGCGCTTCGCACGCGACGATATGTCGCGGCGCGTGCAGCAGACGCTGCGCACCGGCTGGTACTACCGCGTACTCGAAGCAGGCAAGATCGGCGCCGGCGATCGCATCGAGCGGCTCGCGCGCGTGCATCCGCAGTGGACCGTCGAGCGCCTGCTGCATGTGCTTTACGTCGATCGCGACAACCGCACCGCGCTCGAGCAGATGGCCAATCTCGACGCGCTGACACCTTCATGGCGTGCGACGGCCGCGAAGCGGCTCGCGAACGGCGCGGTCGAATCGTGGAGCAGGAGGCTCGATACGCCTGCGGATTGA
- a CDS encoding glutamine amidotransferase: protein MNHEVLAIRHVHFEDLGSLELVLGERGWPVRYLDVGFARIEAPNPVAPSLMVVLGGPIGAYDDNRYPTLGPLLSMIEKRVAAGLPTLGICLGAQLIARAMGARVYPARHAEIGWAPLTLTEAGCASSIRHLDGRSTSMLHWHGDTFDLPAGATRLASTPLCENQAFSFGNHVLGLQCHPEIRTERFEPWLIGHASELVTHGIDVSQLREETARFGPALEAAASRMFGEWLDRLDAQQS, encoded by the coding sequence ATGAATCACGAAGTTCTGGCCATTCGCCATGTGCACTTCGAGGATCTGGGCAGTCTCGAACTCGTGCTCGGCGAGCGCGGATGGCCCGTCCGTTATCTCGACGTCGGCTTTGCGCGCATCGAGGCGCCCAATCCGGTCGCGCCGTCGTTGATGGTCGTGCTCGGCGGGCCGATCGGCGCCTACGACGACAACCGCTATCCCACATTGGGGCCGCTGCTTTCGATGATCGAAAAGCGCGTCGCCGCGGGCTTGCCGACGCTCGGCATCTGCCTCGGCGCGCAGTTGATCGCACGAGCGATGGGCGCACGCGTTTATCCGGCCCGGCACGCGGAAATCGGCTGGGCACCGTTGACGTTGACCGAAGCGGGATGCGCGTCATCAATTCGTCATCTTGACGGTCGATCGACGTCGATGCTCCATTGGCATGGCGATACGTTCGACTTGCCCGCGGGCGCGACACGCCTCGCGTCCACACCTCTTTGCGAAAACCAGGCGTTTTCATTCGGCAATCACGTACTCGGTTTGCAATGCCATCCTGAGATTCGCACCGAACGCTTCGAACCATGGCTGATTGGTCACGCGAGCGAACTCGTCACGCACGGCATCGACGTATCGCAATTGCGTGAAGAGACGGCGCGCTTCGGCCCGGCGCTCGAAGCTGCCGCATCGCGGATGTTCGGCGAGTGGCTCGATCGACTCGACGCGCAGCAGTCGTAA
- a CDS encoding MarR family winged helix-turn-helix transcriptional regulator, whose protein sequence is MSEGVYGEQATGRVTHSLLRLSTAMRSQAWEWAEGAGLTPTQGEILVLLMQRKGPMRLGEIARETALTAATTSDAVSTLEGKGLVEKRRALDDGRALAVRLTARGRTAAKRAAQWPDFLSKAVGTLRDDEQAMFYRTLLKTVRQLEVQGQIPVHRMCVTCTHFEPSKNPKKSLHRCALLDITMSDTDLRLDCSVHETADLATQKKTWKIFAQQA, encoded by the coding sequence ATGAGCGAAGGCGTTTACGGAGAGCAGGCTACCGGGCGGGTGACCCACAGTCTGTTACGACTCAGCACGGCAATGCGTAGCCAGGCATGGGAATGGGCGGAGGGCGCAGGCCTGACGCCCACCCAGGGTGAAATTCTCGTGCTGCTGATGCAGCGCAAGGGCCCGATGCGTCTCGGCGAAATCGCACGCGAAACGGCGTTGACCGCCGCGACGACGAGCGATGCGGTGAGCACGCTGGAAGGCAAGGGTCTCGTCGAAAAGCGACGGGCGCTCGACGACGGTCGCGCTCTCGCGGTCCGTTTGACGGCGCGTGGGCGCACGGCGGCCAAGCGTGCGGCGCAGTGGCCGGACTTCCTGTCGAAGGCAGTCGGCACATTGCGCGACGATGAACAGGCCATGTTCTATCGCACGTTGCTGAAGACGGTTCGGCAACTCGAAGTGCAAGGCCAGATTCCCGTGCACCGCATGTGTGTCACTTGCACGCATTTCGAGCCGAGCAAGAATCCGAAGAAGTCGCTGCATCGCTGCGCGCTGCTCGACATCACGATGTCGGATACCGATCTGCGGCTCGATTGCTCGGTCCACGAAACCGCGGATCTCGCGACGCAAAAGAAAACCTGGAAGATCTTCGCGCAGCAGGCCTGA
- a CDS encoding YbdK family carboxylate-amine ligase yields MSLEPFVDSKPFTFGIELEMQIVNTHDYDLTKAASDLLRLIKDEKIPGNITPEITESMIELSTGICTSHEQAVADLRTIRDTLVAAADRLNVGLCGGGTHAFQQWSERQIVDTPRFQYLSELYGYLAKQFTVFGQHVHIGCPDSDSALFLLHSMSRFIPHFIALSASSPFVQGVDTGFHSARLNSVFAFPLSGRAPFVLTWDSFEEYFSKMVHTGVVNSMKDFYWDIRPKPGFGTIEVRVMDTPLSVDRAAAIACYIQTLARHLLLDKPLTPKEDDYLVYTFNRFEACRFGLAGTCIDPQTGERRTISEDIIQTLEQIAPHAEALSSTKALDEVGSIARGQINDATWLRTVYHDEKSLHEAVRQQCLQWRA; encoded by the coding sequence ATGTCACTCGAACCCTTCGTCGATTCGAAACCGTTCACCTTCGGTATCGAACTCGAAATGCAGATTGTGAACACGCATGACTATGATCTGACCAAAGCCGCGTCCGATCTGCTGCGCCTGATCAAGGACGAAAAGATTCCAGGCAATATCACGCCGGAAATCACCGAAAGCATGATCGAGCTGTCGACCGGCATCTGCACGTCTCACGAACAGGCGGTGGCCGATCTGCGCACCATCCGCGATACGCTCGTGGCCGCGGCTGACCGGCTCAACGTCGGCCTGTGCGGCGGCGGCACGCATGCGTTCCAGCAATGGAGCGAGCGGCAGATCGTCGATACGCCGCGCTTTCAGTATTTATCGGAACTCTACGGTTACCTTGCCAAGCAGTTCACGGTGTTTGGACAGCATGTCCATATCGGCTGCCCCGATTCGGATAGCGCGCTATTCCTGCTTCATTCGATGTCCCGATTCATTCCGCATTTCATTGCGCTGTCGGCTTCGTCACCGTTCGTGCAGGGCGTCGACACCGGATTTCATTCGGCACGTCTGAATTCGGTCTTCGCGTTTCCGCTATCGGGCCGCGCGCCGTTCGTGCTGACGTGGGACAGCTTCGAAGAATACTTTTCGAAGATGGTCCATACCGGTGTCGTCAACAGCATGAAAGATTTCTACTGGGACATTCGCCCAAAGCCAGGTTTCGGCACGATCGAAGTTCGCGTGATGGACACGCCGCTGTCGGTCGATCGCGCGGCCGCCATCGCCTGCTATATCCAGACGCTCGCGCGGCATCTGCTTCTGGACAAACCCCTTACGCCAAAAGAGGACGACTACCTCGTCTATACGTTTAACCGTTTCGAAGCATGCCGTTTCGGCCTTGCGGGCACCTGTATCGACCCGCAAACGGGAGAACGCCGCACGATCTCCGAAGACATCATTCAAACGCTCGAGCAAATCGCGCCGCACGCCGAAGCATTGAGTTCGACGAAGGCGCTCGACGAGGTCGGCTCGATCGCGCGCGGTCAGATCAACGATGCAACGTGGCTGCGCACGGTTTACCACGACGAAAAATCGCTGCACGAAGCAGTGCGTCAGCAATGCCTGCAATGGCGCGCATAG
- a CDS encoding cation:proton antiporter → MKSAFSFFPAWPLTPDAIFWAGLALLAAGLCGELCYRAWHLPRISGYAVIGLIAGAAGSGVIDAESASAARPLLDVALGLLLFELGSRLDLRWIRRNPWLILSSIAEATLTFVLVLTVLLFVHVPVMTAMVLASIAMATSPAMVIQLKTELRAEGQVTQRLMTLTALNSMYAVVIEKLASGWLHQEIYGNVFATILQPLYLLVGSLILAYLLARTCTFFYRRVNMQDEHSFVALFGLVLLAIAIAHVFKLSTILALLAAGIIVKNLEARPQLWPQHFGTAGWLLTVILFVLTLTTFEWRDIALGGVAACGLIVARLVGKLVGVLVFAKPSGLNWKQGAALGLSLSPMSALAYLLVDDTYTMYPNFDPMLRAVIMCSIVVLQLVGPWLVYRSLALVGERRDNARTS, encoded by the coding sequence ATGAAGTCGGCGTTTTCATTTTTTCCCGCCTGGCCTCTCACGCCCGATGCCATTTTTTGGGCGGGGCTCGCGCTGCTGGCTGCGGGCCTGTGCGGCGAGCTCTGCTATCGCGCCTGGCATTTGCCGCGCATTTCCGGTTATGCGGTAATCGGATTGATCGCGGGTGCCGCGGGGTCGGGCGTGATCGATGCGGAGTCTGCGAGCGCAGCACGGCCATTGCTCGACGTGGCGCTCGGCCTGCTGCTGTTCGAGCTCGGCAGCCGGCTCGACTTGCGCTGGATCCGCCGCAATCCGTGGCTGATCCTCTCGAGCATCGCGGAAGCGACGCTGACCTTCGTGCTCGTGCTGACCGTCCTGCTGTTCGTGCACGTGCCGGTCATGACTGCGATGGTGCTCGCATCGATTGCGATGGCGACGTCGCCCGCGATGGTGATCCAGCTCAAAACCGAGTTGCGCGCCGAAGGGCAGGTCACGCAGCGTCTGATGACGCTGACGGCGTTGAACAGCATGTATGCGGTCGTAATCGAAAAGCTCGCGTCCGGCTGGCTGCATCAGGAAATTTACGGCAACGTGTTCGCGACGATTCTCCAGCCGCTTTATCTGCTCGTCGGTTCGCTGATCCTCGCGTATCTGCTCGCGCGCACCTGCACGTTCTTCTATCGCCGCGTCAACATGCAGGACGAGCATTCGTTCGTCGCGTTGTTCGGGCTCGTGCTCCTCGCCATCGCGATTGCGCATGTCTTCAAGCTATCGACCATTCTGGCTTTGCTCGCGGCCGGCATCATCGTCAAGAATCTCGAAGCGCGGCCGCAGTTGTGGCCGCAGCATTTCGGCACGGCCGGCTGGTTGCTCACCGTCATTCTGTTCGTGCTGACACTGACCACCTTCGAGTGGCGCGATATCGCGCTCGGTGGTGTCGCGGCGTGCGGGCTGATCGTCGCGCGCCTCGTCGGCAAACTGGTGGGCGTGCTCGTTTTCGCGAAGCCGAGCGGGTTGAACTGGAAGCAGGGCGCGGCGCTCGGTCTGTCGCTGTCGCCGATGTCGGCGCTTGCCTATCTGCTCGTCGACGACACCTACACGATGTACCCGAATTTCGATCCGATGCTGCGCGCGGTCATCATGTGCTCGATCGTCGTGCTGCAGCTCGTGGGTCCGTGGCTCGTTTACCGCAGCCTTGCGCTGGTCGGCGAACGACGCGATAACGCTCGAACCTCGTAA
- the mnmC gene encoding bifunctional tRNA (5-methylaminomethyl-2-thiouridine)(34)-methyltransferase MnmD/FAD-dependent 5-carboxymethylaminomethyl-2-thiouridine(34) oxidoreductase MnmC has protein sequence MATTLTPATLVFRADGTPYSPRHDDIYHSAAGAFAQAGHVFLNGNALPERWRERRIFSILETGFGLGVNFLTTWAQWRADPARCERLHFVSVEKHPFSAADLRTAHATIVADASISHLSRLLAEAWPMLVPGMHRLEFEAGRVTLTLVFGDALDTLPSLSMRADAIYLDGFAPSKNPDLWSPQVFRSLTRLAADDATVATYSSAGDVKRGLAQAGFECTKVGGFAGKRAMLVGRFAPRWRVRRYEPPLPLPVSERHAIVIGAGLAGCAITERLAARGWRITSLERHRAPAREASGNPAGVFHPMLARDDSVASRITRAGFLYALRRWSTLADLNLPITHRADGLLQIAESEEEAQSFAQVLASLAYPAEFVTAVSRDEAASIAGLPVTRGGCFFPRGGWIDPSQLCAAQCASAGDLLVRRYGVEAARVERAGDQWAVFDAEGRVLACAPVVIVANAHEAARVASLSHAPTRSVRGQLTLLPDRTIDPIGTLEGLRLPVIGEGYAVPLADGTTLAGATYDIDDTDTAVRVEAHLENIERVARMLPSLAGPFSSNETDRCEASHLLTGRVAFRCVTSDRLPMIGMLADEAAAIADAAKLRGAWPRDLPRSDGLFGAFAYGSRGLVWATLGAELIASQLEGEPWPLERELAEAIDPARFLLRALRHDEFD, from the coding sequence ATGGCCACGACGCTCACACCCGCTACGCTCGTTTTTCGCGCGGACGGCACGCCGTATTCGCCACGCCACGACGACATCTACCACAGCGCCGCCGGCGCTTTTGCGCAAGCCGGGCATGTGTTTCTGAACGGCAACGCGCTGCCCGAGCGGTGGCGCGAACGCCGGATATTCAGCATTCTTGAGACCGGCTTCGGCCTCGGCGTCAATTTCCTGACCACGTGGGCACAGTGGCGCGCCGACCCGGCGCGCTGCGAGCGACTTCACTTCGTATCGGTCGAAAAGCATCCGTTTTCGGCGGCCGACTTGCGCACCGCACATGCAACGATCGTTGCGGATGCATCGATCTCGCATTTGTCGCGCTTGCTCGCCGAGGCATGGCCGATGCTCGTGCCCGGCATGCACCGTCTCGAATTCGAAGCAGGGCGCGTGACGCTCACGCTCGTATTCGGCGATGCGCTCGACACGCTGCCGTCGCTATCGATGCGCGCCGACGCGATTTATCTCGACGGCTTCGCGCCATCGAAAAATCCCGACCTGTGGAGCCCGCAGGTTTTCAGATCGCTCACGCGGCTCGCCGCCGACGACGCAACGGTCGCCACCTACTCGAGCGCCGGCGACGTCAAACGCGGGCTCGCGCAAGCCGGCTTCGAATGCACGAAGGTCGGCGGTTTTGCGGGCAAGCGCGCAATGCTAGTCGGCCGCTTCGCGCCGCGCTGGCGCGTGCGGCGCTATGAACCGCCGCTGCCGCTTCCGGTAAGCGAGCGGCACGCGATCGTGATCGGCGCCGGGCTGGCCGGTTGCGCAATAACAGAACGGCTTGCAGCGCGCGGCTGGCGCATCACGTCGCTCGAACGACATCGCGCGCCGGCGCGCGAAGCATCGGGCAATCCGGCTGGCGTTTTTCACCCGATGCTCGCGCGCGACGACAGCGTCGCCTCGCGCATCACGCGTGCAGGTTTTCTATACGCGTTGCGACGCTGGTCGACGCTTGCAGATCTCAACTTGCCTATCACGCATCGTGCGGACGGCCTGCTGCAGATCGCCGAATCCGAAGAGGAAGCGCAGTCGTTCGCACAGGTATTGGCATCGCTTGCGTATCCGGCCGAGTTCGTGACCGCCGTATCACGCGATGAAGCCGCAAGCATCGCGGGCTTACCGGTCACGCGAGGCGGCTGCTTTTTTCCCCGCGGCGGATGGATCGATCCTTCGCAACTGTGCGCAGCGCAATGTGCAAGCGCCGGCGATCTTCTCGTGCGGCGTTACGGTGTCGAAGCCGCCCGCGTCGAACGTGCCGGCGACCAGTGGGCCGTGTTCGATGCCGAGGGCCGGGTACTCGCGTGCGCGCCGGTCGTCATCGTTGCGAATGCTCATGAAGCGGCGCGCGTCGCGAGCTTGAGTCATGCGCCGACACGCAGCGTGCGCGGGCAGTTGACCTTGCTGCCGGATCGCACGATCGACCCGATCGGCACGCTCGAAGGCCTGCGCCTTCCTGTGATCGGCGAGGGCTACGCAGTGCCGCTGGCCGACGGTACGACACTCGCGGGCGCCACCTACGACATCGACGATACCGACACCGCAGTGCGTGTCGAAGCGCACCTCGAAAATATCGAGCGCGTCGCGCGAATGCTGCCGTCGCTTGCTGGCCCGTTCTCATCGAATGAAACCGACCGATGCGAAGCGTCGCACTTGCTGACAGGCCGCGTCGCATTTCGCTGCGTTACGAGCGACCGGCTGCCAATGATCGGCATGCTCGCCGACGAAGCCGCAGCGATAGCCGATGCCGCGAAGCTGCGCGGCGCGTGGCCGCGCGATCTGCCGCGCTCGGACGGACTTTTCGGCGCATTCGCCTACGGCTCGCGCGGTCTCGTCTGGGCCACGCTCGGCGCCGAACTGATCGCCTCGCAGCTCGAAGGCGAACCATGGCCGCTCGAGCGCGAGCTCGCCGAAGCAATCGACCCCGCCCGTTTCCTGCTGCGCGCATTGCGGCACGACGAATTCGACTGA
- a CDS encoding HU family DNA-binding protein — protein MNKQELIDAVAGQTGASKAQTGETLDTLLEVIKKAVSKGDSVQLIGFGSFGSGKRAARTGRNPKTGETIKIPAAKTVKFTAGKAFKDAVNKR, from the coding sequence ATGAACAAACAGGAACTGATCGACGCCGTCGCAGGGCAGACGGGCGCCAGCAAGGCTCAAACCGGCGAAACGCTGGACACGCTCCTCGAAGTAATCAAGAAGGCAGTGTCGAAGGGTGACTCAGTTCAGTTGATCGGCTTTGGCAGCTTCGGTTCGGGCAAGCGCGCAGCACGTACGGGCCGCAACCCGAAGACCGGCGAAACCATCAAGATTCCGGCCGCCAAGACGGTCAAGTTCACGGCCGGTAAGGCATTCAAGGACGCAGTCAACAAGCGTTGA